The following proteins are co-located in the Diaphorobacter sp. HDW4B genome:
- a CDS encoding ShlB/FhaC/HecB family hemolysin secretion/activation protein: MIYPATFSLRLPALAVFLCFSPLLSHAQSATAGGNPLNTLPSVPAPQPQAQVPLQVAPPQSQVEQVLAAKVQVTRVDVQGVSAIPFEEVSALLAPLSGGTHTVADLMAAAQKVTALYQQRGYALSFAFVPAQDFAGGVVRFNVVEGYLQRVELEGDFGKSEALVREIAEPLLKERPLTAATFQKQTQLMTRLPGIEIAAIANLPTTTDGATPLVLKAKHKPIIVSVGGELRKPTSRFMANVLVNDPFWQGSQFQFSTLLRNPSDERFLSAGFTQMLNAAGTMARVSFSDYRSHNDPLSKLPGIDDTTTQRKLDLSVTHPWIVAGNEQLSTTAGFYGLNYRKEYWVPANQISIHDEERVRALYAQVAWSKSAATVGRSANVTLTQGVDGLGAGFDRGNNVGQPMAENPAKLNFTRLSGDYSERHRFASKLGAAFGVGGQYSGDILPTPERVSFGSSRYGRGYAPGEFSGDKGIGANVELNYLFGMDSKWLKSVEPYVLYEHAKLWQNTAGTVATTIKSASLGARFADNKHYSLDLSVSKPLGARTANNPERSLRYGLILSYNLDL, from the coding sequence ATGATTTACCCCGCCACTTTCTCTCTCAGACTGCCCGCACTGGCAGTCTTTTTGTGCTTTTCGCCCCTGCTCAGCCACGCGCAATCCGCGACTGCTGGCGGCAATCCATTGAACACACTGCCTTCGGTGCCCGCGCCCCAGCCGCAGGCGCAGGTGCCCCTGCAGGTCGCGCCGCCGCAAAGTCAGGTCGAGCAGGTGCTGGCCGCCAAGGTGCAGGTCACGCGCGTCGATGTGCAAGGCGTGTCGGCCATTCCGTTCGAGGAGGTCAGCGCCTTGCTCGCCCCGTTGTCCGGCGGCACGCACACGGTGGCAGACCTGATGGCCGCCGCGCAGAAGGTGACTGCGCTGTACCAGCAACGCGGCTACGCGTTGTCCTTCGCGTTTGTTCCGGCGCAGGATTTCGCGGGCGGCGTCGTGCGCTTCAATGTGGTCGAGGGCTATCTGCAGCGGGTCGAGCTGGAAGGTGATTTCGGCAAGTCCGAAGCGCTGGTGCGCGAGATCGCCGAGCCGCTGCTCAAGGAGCGTCCGCTCACCGCCGCCACCTTCCAGAAGCAGACGCAGTTGATGACGCGCCTGCCCGGCATCGAGATCGCCGCCATCGCCAATCTGCCCACCACGACCGATGGCGCGACGCCGCTGGTCCTCAAGGCCAAGCACAAGCCGATCATCGTCTCGGTCGGCGGCGAGTTGCGCAAGCCCACCTCGCGCTTCATGGCGAATGTGCTGGTCAACGATCCGTTCTGGCAAGGCAGCCAGTTCCAGTTCTCGACCTTGCTGCGCAATCCGAGCGACGAGCGTTTTCTGTCTGCCGGTTTCACGCAGATGCTCAACGCCGCAGGCACCATGGCGCGCGTGAGTTTTTCGGACTACCGCAGCCACAACGATCCGCTGTCCAAGCTGCCGGGCATCGACGACACCACCACCCAGCGCAAGCTCGACCTGAGCGTGACGCATCCGTGGATCGTCGCAGGCAACGAGCAGCTCAGCACCACCGCCGGTTTCTACGGACTGAACTACCGCAAGGAATACTGGGTGCCTGCCAACCAGATCAGCATCCACGACGAGGAACGCGTGCGTGCTCTGTACGCACAGGTCGCCTGGTCCAAGTCCGCCGCTACGGTGGGCCGTTCGGCCAACGTGACTTTGACGCAAGGCGTCGATGGTCTGGGCGCAGGTTTCGATCGCGGCAACAACGTCGGTCAACCGATGGCGGAGAACCCGGCGAAGCTCAACTTCACGCGCTTGAGCGGCGACTATTCCGAGCGCCATCGCTTTGCCAGCAAGCTGGGCGCGGCCTTCGGTGTCGGCGGTCAGTATTCGGGCGACATCCTGCCCACGCCCGAGCGCGTGTCGTTCGGCAGCTCGCGCTATGGCCGAGGCTATGCGCCGGGCGAGTTCTCGGGCGACAAGGGCATCGGTGCAAACGTCGAGCTGAACTACCTGTTCGGCATGGACAGCAAGTGGCTCAAGAGCGTCGAGCCCTATGTGCTGTACGAACACGCCAAGCTCTGGCAGAACACGGCAGGCACCGTCGCCACGACGATAAAGTCCGCCAGCCTTGGTGCGCGCTTTGCCGACAACAAGCACTACTCGCTCGATCTGTCGGTCTCCAAGCCGCTGGGCGCGCGCACGGCCAACAACCCCGAGCGTTCGCTGCGCTACGGTCTGATCCTGAGCTACAACCTCGATCTGTAG
- the nth gene encoding endonuclease III — protein MKQSDIEPFFATLKAANPQPNTELEYTSVFELLTAVLLSAQATDVGVNKATRKLFPVANTPQAILDLGLEKLESYIKTIGLYRSKAKHLMETCRILVERHDRKVPHTREELQALPGVGRKTANVVLNVAFGQPTMAVDTHIFRVSNRTGLAPGKDPLAVELQLMKRVPDEYAVDSHHWLILLGRYVCQARKPRCWECVVSQYCDFKPKTTSA, from the coding sequence ATGAAACAGAGCGACATCGAGCCCTTCTTCGCCACGCTGAAAGCGGCCAACCCACAACCCAATACCGAGCTGGAATACACCTCCGTGTTCGAGCTGCTCACCGCCGTCCTGCTGTCCGCGCAGGCCACCGACGTGGGCGTGAACAAGGCCACGCGCAAGCTGTTCCCGGTGGCCAACACGCCGCAGGCCATCCTCGATCTGGGGCTGGAAAAGCTGGAGAGCTACATCAAGACCATCGGCCTGTACCGCAGCAAGGCCAAGCATTTGATGGAGACCTGCCGGATCCTCGTCGAGCGCCACGACCGCAAGGTGCCGCATACGCGCGAAGAACTGCAGGCCCTGCCCGGCGTGGGTCGCAAGACCGCCAACGTGGTGCTCAACGTCGCCTTCGGCCAGCCGACCATGGCGGTGGACACACACATCTTCCGCGTGAGCAACCGCACGGGTCTCGCACCCGGCAAAGACCCGCTCGCCGTCGAGCTGCAACTCATGAAGCGCGTGCCCGATGAGTACGCGGTCGATTCGCACCACTGGCTGATTCTGCTGGGCCGCTATGTCTGCCAGGCCCGCAAACCGCGCTGCTGGGAATGCGTGGTCTCGCAGTACTGCGATTTCAAACCTAAGACCACGTCAGCCTGA